From one Butyricimonas faecihominis genomic stretch:
- a CDS encoding DUF3795 domain-containing protein encodes MQEQINMITTLAPCGMNCELCHSFQNKKKNCPGCRRRSTNCVITRCDKRKLYCFECSQYPCRRLRQLDERYRTHYNMSMIENLEFIKEYGENAFLQQQQEKFQCPGCGKLQTVHYEGCIYCKQQKREKLHPLHPKI; translated from the coding sequence ATGCAAGAGCAAATAAACATGATAACCACGCTAGCACCATGTGGGATGAACTGCGAATTATGCCACTCGTTCCAAAACAAGAAAAAGAATTGCCCGGGATGTAGAAGAAGAAGTACCAACTGCGTTATCACAAGATGTGACAAGAGAAAGTTATATTGTTTTGAGTGTTCCCAATATCCTTGTCGGCGCCTCCGTCAACTAGACGAGCGCTACCGTACTCATTACAACATGAGCATGATCGAGAATTTAGAATTTATCAAAGAGTACGGGGAAAACGCTTTTTTACAGCAACAACAGGAGAAATTCCAATGTCCCGGTTGTGGAAAGTTACAAACGGTACATTACGAGGGTTGCATATATTGCAAGCAACAGAAGAGGGAGAAACTTCACCCTCTTCACCCCAAGATATAA
- a CDS encoding ABC transporter ATP-binding protein has protein sequence MENNVAIRFEHVNKSYGNREILKDFNLEIRKGEFLTIIGSSGSGKTTVLKLINGLISPTFGIIYVDGKDISKEDQTLLRRNIGYVIQGIGLFPHMTIRKNIAYVPSLLNHRDKERTRKAVERLIDVVGLDRDMLDRYPAELSGGQRQRVGIARALAANPDILLMDEPFGAVDEITRKMLQSEIIRIHEQLGVTIVFITHDIKEALKLGTRVMVMNKGLVEQLDTPDHIRNTPATPFVKELIEG, from the coding sequence ATGGAAAATAATGTTGCTATTCGTTTTGAACACGTCAATAAATCATACGGGAACCGGGAAATATTAAAGGACTTCAACTTGGAGATCCGGAAAGGCGAGTTCCTAACCATTATTGGAAGTTCCGGTTCTGGGAAGACAACCGTACTAAAGTTAATTAACGGGCTGATCTCTCCCACTTTCGGGATCATTTATGTCGATGGGAAAGATATTTCGAAAGAGGACCAAACACTTTTACGTCGTAACATCGGGTACGTCATTCAAGGTATCGGGTTGTTTCCCCACATGACCATTCGTAAAAACATCGCTTACGTCCCCAGCCTACTGAATCACAGGGACAAAGAACGTACCCGCAAAGCGGTGGAACGATTGATTGATGTGGTCGGTCTTGACAGGGATATGCTCGACCGTTACCCGGCAGAACTGTCCGGTGGTCAACGCCAACGAGTTGGTATCGCCCGAGCCCTTGCCGCAAACCCGGATATCCTGCTCATGGACGAACCGTTCGGGGCGGTTGATGAGATTACACGTAAAATGTTACAGAGTGAAATTATTCGCATTCACGAGCAGTTAGGAGTGACTATCGTGTTTATCACCCACGATATAAAAGAAGCTCTAAAACTGGGTACCCGAGTTATGGTCATGAACAAAGGGCTTGTTGAGCAACTGGACACCCCGGATCATATCAGGAATACCCCGGCAACACCTTTCGTGAAAGAATTAATAGAAGGCTGA
- a CDS encoding glycine betaine ABC transporter substrate-binding protein: MKKNMKNGLLALFIGLVLLSGCESKKDTIHIATKPMSEQFILGEMLALLIEENSDLHVKITKGVGGGTSNIHPAMVKGDFDLYPEYTGTGWLVILKKDTLLPLDQLFSELQKEYSREYGLKWVAPYGFNNAYSLAVSNEMAKKYNLKTFSDLALYPALFTFGAEYDFYEINDGYADLCAYYNLKFKKNLDMDIGLKYEAMKSGKIDVINIFTTDGQLSHANLTVLKDDKHFFPSYYCATIVREETLKEHPELERILEKMNGILTDQEMADMNYKVDVEHRTEREVAVEFLKKKGLLNPQLSYGK; the protein is encoded by the coding sequence ATGAAAAAAAACATGAAAAACGGACTACTTGCACTATTCATTGGCCTCGTACTCCTTTCGGGATGCGAGTCGAAAAAGGACACGATCCATATTGCCACCAAACCGATGAGCGAACAATTCATTCTCGGAGAGATGCTTGCCCTGCTCATTGAAGAAAACTCCGATTTGCACGTGAAAATCACGAAAGGCGTGGGTGGTGGCACGAGCAACATTCATCCGGCCATGGTCAAGGGAGATTTCGACCTTTACCCGGAATACACGGGTACAGGCTGGTTGGTGATCTTGAAAAAAGACACGCTACTCCCACTCGACCAATTATTCTCCGAGTTACAAAAAGAATATTCCCGGGAATACGGGCTGAAATGGGTTGCCCCCTACGGCTTTAACAATGCTTATAGCTTGGCTGTAAGTAATGAAATGGCAAAAAAATATAACTTAAAAACATTTTCCGATCTGGCCCTTTATCCCGCTTTATTCACTTTCGGGGCGGAATATGACTTTTACGAAATTAATGACGGGTACGCGGATCTCTGCGCCTACTATAACCTCAAATTCAAGAAAAACTTGGATATGGACATTGGATTGAAGTACGAGGCCATGAAATCCGGCAAGATTGATGTAATCAACATTTTCACGACGGATGGGCAGTTAAGCCACGCGAATCTCACGGTTCTAAAAGATGACAAGCACTTCTTCCCTTCCTACTATTGCGCAACAATCGTACGAGAGGAAACATTGAAGGAACACCCGGAACTGGAAAGGATACTGGAAAAGATGAACGGTATACTGACTGATCAGGAAATGGCCGACATGAATTACAAAGTCGACGTGGAACATCGCACGGAACGGGAAGTTGCCGTGGAGTTTTTAAAGAAAAAAGGTTTACTTAATCCACAATTGAGTTATGGAAAATAA
- a CDS encoding DUF5996 family protein → MNKKFLNYTDWQGTADTLHMYLQMLGKVKLMRCHQRPEWAHVRLYLTVEGVSTGIIPGDNSPFEIQANFMKHLVVFRNGNGKVVTFTLQDGLSVMEFYKQFMKGLEEIGSPTAINVRAQEFYDPIDFDKDTKHHHYDKEAVKLWHQNHLFAYEALRGFLSGFRGKVDGPAYYFGTMDLTGIVYSGESAPFGMNKPISDHAFDERYFECGFWPGDVNYPRPAFYGLPYPFISDIKGNDHLIRPAMAIFKPEKKEFFLTLEDALAYDDPFDAVHQFLQSSFDIMQKVRPWQHLNWITTPLTYSK, encoded by the coding sequence ATGAACAAGAAATTTTTAAATTATACGGATTGGCAAGGAACTGCCGACACGCTGCACATGTATCTTCAGATGTTGGGAAAAGTGAAATTGATGCGTTGTCATCAACGTCCCGAGTGGGCACACGTGCGTCTTTACTTGACGGTGGAAGGGGTATCCACGGGGATTATACCCGGTGATAATTCTCCTTTCGAGATTCAGGCAAACTTCATGAAACATCTGGTCGTTTTCCGTAACGGGAACGGGAAAGTGGTTACGTTTACTTTACAGGACGGGCTTTCCGTGATGGAATTCTACAAACAGTTCATGAAGGGACTGGAAGAGATCGGTTCCCCGACAGCGATCAATGTCCGTGCTCAGGAGTTCTACGATCCGATTGATTTTGACAAGGACACCAAACATCATCATTACGATAAGGAGGCCGTGAAACTTTGGCATCAAAATCATCTTTTTGCGTACGAGGCATTACGGGGTTTCCTTTCCGGTTTCCGGGGAAAAGTGGATGGGCCGGCTTACTATTTCGGTACGATGGACCTCACGGGAATCGTGTATAGCGGTGAATCGGCTCCGTTTGGCATGAATAAACCGATTTCAGATCATGCTTTTGATGAACGTTATTTCGAGTGCGGTTTCTGGCCGGGAGACGTGAATTATCCTCGTCCTGCTTTCTACGGGTTGCCTTATCCTTTCATAAGTGATATAAAAGGTAATGATCATTTGATCCGTCCCGCAATGGCAATATTCAAGCCCGAGAAGAAAGAGTTTTTTCTGACACTAGAAGATGCTCTGGCTTATGATGACCCGTTTGATGCCGTCCATCAATTCCTGCAATCTAGTTTTGATATTATGCAGAAAGTACGTCCGTGGCAGCATCTGAACTGGATTACGACGCCGTTAACTTATTCAAAATAG
- a CDS encoding TolC family protein — protein sequence MKQVVIYTICMGALLSSCNIYKKYNRPDVDMEGLYRDPVSVNDTLVSDTTNMGNLPWEEVFTDPQLQKLIRQGLEQNSDLQTAILKVKEAEAGLMSSRLAYLPSLGLSPQGTVSSFDKAAATQIYSLPVVSSWELDLFGKLTNAKRGAKATLLQSEAYKQAVQTQVISTIANTYYTLLMLDKQLAITEETAVLWQKSVETMKAMKEAGMVNEAAIAQSEANSYMIAASIPDLKKSIREAENSLSLLLKQAPQRIERGKLEDQSLPTLLNVGIPVQLLSNRPDVKSAEMALASTFYNTNQARSAFYPQISISGTLGWTNSSGSYITNPGKMIASAVGSLTQPIFNRGALTARLRVAKAQQEEALISFEQAILNAGSEVSNALVQYQTAQDKIEQREKQIFSLEKSVEYTQELLTLGTSTYLEVLTAQQSLLSAQLSGISDEFQRIQAVVNLYHALGGGRTE from the coding sequence ATGAAACAAGTTGTTATATACACGATATGCATGGGTGCCCTGTTAAGCAGCTGTAACATTTACAAGAAATACAACCGCCCGGACGTGGATATGGAAGGCCTGTACCGGGACCCGGTTTCTGTAAATGACACACTGGTATCGGATACCACGAACATGGGTAATTTACCCTGGGAAGAGGTATTCACGGACCCCCAATTACAGAAATTAATTCGTCAGGGACTGGAACAAAACAGTGACCTGCAAACTGCTATCTTGAAAGTGAAAGAGGCAGAGGCAGGATTAATGTCCTCCCGCTTGGCATACTTACCTTCCCTAGGATTATCTCCTCAGGGAACAGTAAGTAGTTTTGACAAAGCTGCCGCCACGCAGATTTACTCGCTCCCGGTCGTTTCCAGTTGGGAACTTGACCTGTTCGGCAAATTAACGAATGCCAAACGCGGAGCAAAAGCGACCTTACTACAAAGCGAGGCGTACAAGCAAGCCGTTCAGACACAAGTCATTTCGACGATTGCCAACACATATTACACGCTGCTCATGCTGGACAAGCAACTGGCCATCACGGAAGAGACAGCCGTATTATGGCAAAAAAGCGTGGAAACCATGAAAGCGATGAAAGAGGCCGGGATGGTAAACGAGGCCGCTATCGCGCAAAGCGAGGCTAACAGCTACATGATTGCCGCCTCTATTCCCGACTTGAAAAAAAGCATCCGGGAAGCGGAAAATTCACTTTCTCTATTGCTGAAACAAGCCCCGCAGCGTATCGAACGAGGTAAGCTGGAAGATCAATCCCTGCCTACCCTGTTAAATGTCGGTATACCCGTTCAATTATTATCGAACCGTCCGGACGTGAAGTCGGCCGAAATGGCATTAGCCAGCACGTTTTACAATACGAACCAAGCCCGTTCGGCATTCTACCCGCAAATATCAATCAGCGGAACGCTCGGCTGGACCAATAGCTCCGGGTCATACATCACGAACCCGGGTAAGATGATTGCCTCTGCTGTGGGATCACTGACACAACCGATCTTCAACCGGGGAGCCCTCACGGCCCGTTTAAGAGTTGCCAAGGCACAACAAGAAGAGGCCTTGATTAGTTTTGAACAGGCAATATTAAACGCAGGAAGTGAAGTTAGCAACGCGTTGGTGCAGTACCAAACGGCACAAGATAAAATAGAACAACGTGAAAAGCAGATATTTTCTTTAGAAAAATCCGTGGAATACACGCAAGAATTACTAACTTTAGGAACATCCACTTACCTAGAAGTGCTCACGGCACAACAGTCCTTGCTCAGCGCCCAACTCTCCGGAATATCCGACGAGTTCCAACGCATACAAGCCGTTGTTAACTTGTATCATGCCCTAGGTGGTGGACGAACCGAATAA
- a CDS encoding GNAT family N-acetyltransferase: protein MIQTYSIDYRTQLCEFFSRIIESHKAYISHGELQMGIALESNELAPNYKEMWLNYLDRQVENPDNTLLLYLENGTIIGFVLFGITNDGARPYGVIFDLSVDPAYRGKRIGQELLQRATESFRDKGIQDCYLESGVNNHSAHQFFEHHGFKQVSDIFRLKL, encoded by the coding sequence ATGATACAGACATATTCTATCGATTACAGGACGCAACTTTGCGAATTTTTCTCTCGCATTATCGAATCACACAAAGCCTACATTTCCCACGGGGAACTACAAATGGGAATCGCTCTCGAGAGTAACGAGCTTGCTCCTAATTACAAGGAAATGTGGCTAAATTATCTCGATCGACAAGTAGAAAACCCGGACAACACGCTCCTGCTTTATCTGGAAAACGGAACAATTATCGGGTTCGTTTTGTTCGGTATCACGAATGACGGAGCCAGACCTTACGGGGTTATCTTTGACCTCAGTGTCGATCCCGCATACCGGGGAAAGCGTATCGGACAGGAACTCCTGCAAAGAGCGACGGAAAGTTTCCGGGACAAAGGAATACAGGATTGTTACCTCGAATCGGGCGTCAACAACCATTCTGCCCATCAATTCTTCGAGCATCACGGCTTTAAACAAGTATCCGATATTTTCCGGTTAAAATTGTAG
- a CDS encoding ABC transporter permease, protein MIKEIYTLYVERWHFFLDLTWEHLQISLMSIVIATMVGLGLGIMISMYRKSSSTVLGLTNFIYTIPSIALFGFLIPFSGIGNTTAIIALSIYALLPMVHNTYTGIIGIDKEIIEAARGMGSTTFQILYKIQIPLAFPVILSGIRNMVVMTIALTGIAAFIGAGGLGVAIYRGITTNNSAMTIAGSLLIALLALLADWGVGRYEKHIKRKRKLL, encoded by the coding sequence ATGATAAAAGAGATTTACACTCTATACGTGGAACGTTGGCACTTTTTCCTAGACCTCACGTGGGAGCACCTGCAAATATCACTGATGTCCATCGTGATCGCCACGATGGTTGGATTGGGACTAGGAATCATGATTAGTATGTACCGGAAAAGTTCATCCACCGTGTTGGGCCTCACGAACTTTATTTACACCATCCCGTCAATTGCCCTGTTCGGTTTTTTGATTCCTTTTTCCGGAATCGGTAACACCACGGCCATCATCGCCTTGAGCATTTACGCCCTGCTTCCGATGGTCCATAATACCTACACGGGAATTATTGGCATCGACAAGGAGATTATCGAGGCGGCACGGGGAATGGGCAGCACGACCTTCCAGATACTCTATAAAATACAGATTCCACTGGCATTTCCTGTTATCCTGTCGGGAATACGTAACATGGTCGTGATGACCATCGCCCTCACGGGTATCGCCGCATTTATCGGTGCCGGGGGATTAGGAGTAGCCATCTACCGGGGAATCACAACCAATAATTCGGCCATGACGATTGCCGGGAGTTTATTAATAGCCCTGCTAGCCTTGCTGGCAGATTGGGGTGTGGGACGCTACGAAAAGCATATTAAAAGAAAACGTAAATTACTATGA
- the lpxA gene encoding acyl-ACP--UDP-N-acetylglucosamine O-acyltransferase encodes MISPLAYVNPDAKIGKDVTIHPFAYIDKNVEIGDNCTIMPYASILSGTRMGTNNTVYQGAIIGATPQDFKFKGEDTLLKIGNNNTIREKVIINRGTNTTDCTIVGNGNFLLESVHLAHDTHLGNNCVLGNAAKTAGNCIVDDNVILGSGVIVKHGCRIGTWALVKDGCRANKDVPPYIVAAHNPIAYYGINAYILRKEQKLTEEIIDDIAKAYRQVYQCGTSVENALLRIKETITIGPEIQCILDFIEQSTKGLIGTTM; translated from the coding sequence ATGATAAGTCCACTAGCTTACGTTAATCCCGATGCAAAAATAGGAAAGGATGTAACTATCCATCCTTTCGCCTATATCGACAAGAACGTCGAGATCGGGGATAACTGCACAATCATGCCGTATGCCAGCATTCTGAGCGGTACACGCATGGGTACAAACAACACGGTCTATCAGGGAGCCATTATCGGGGCCACTCCGCAAGATTTCAAGTTTAAGGGAGAAGATACCCTTTTAAAAATCGGGAATAACAACACGATCCGGGAGAAGGTGATCATCAATCGGGGAACTAACACAACAGATTGCACGATTGTCGGCAATGGGAACTTCCTGCTGGAAAGCGTGCATCTGGCACACGACACCCATCTCGGCAACAACTGCGTGCTGGGAAATGCAGCCAAGACAGCGGGGAATTGCATTGTCGATGACAACGTGATACTGGGTAGTGGAGTGATCGTGAAACACGGGTGTCGCATCGGCACTTGGGCCCTAGTAAAAGACGGGTGCCGGGCCAACAAGGACGTTCCCCCTTACATTGTCGCTGCCCATAACCCAATTGCCTATTACGGAATCAACGCTTACATTCTGCGTAAAGAGCAAAAACTCACGGAAGAAATCATTGACGATATAGCCAAAGCCTACCGTCAAGTGTATCAATGTGGGACAAGCGTTGAAAACGCCCTACTGAGAATCAAGGAGACCATTACTATCGGACCGGAAATTCAATGTATCCTTGATTTCATAGAACAATCCACGAAAGGATTAATCGGTACAACCATGTGA